A stretch of the Gossypium hirsutum isolate 1008001.06 chromosome D07, Gossypium_hirsutum_v2.1, whole genome shotgun sequence genome encodes the following:
- the LOC107953978 gene encoding nucleobase-ascorbate transporter 1 isoform X2, translated as MMGNLKEVSSHVIGLQRFIQTMRAIQGALVIASSIQIILGYSQVWGLFSRFFSPLGMSPVVALVGLGLFQRGFPLLGNCVEIGLPMLLLVIGVSQYLKHVRPLRDIPIFERFPILICGTIIWIYSLILTAGGAYHNKPIATQISCRTDRANLISTAPWFKFPYPLQWGPPTFSAGHSFAMMSAVLVSMVESTGAYKAASRLAIATPPPAYVLSRGIGWQGIGIMLDGLFGTVTGSTVSVENVGLLGLTRVGSRRVVQISAGFMMFFSIFGKFGAVFASMPFPIFAALYCVLFGLVGSVGLSFLQFTNMNCMRNLIITGLSLFLGISIPQFFNQYWNPSHRGLAHTNAAWFNAFVNTVFSSPAMVGLTVAVILDNTIEVEKSKKDRGMPWWVKFRTFRGDNRNEEFYTLPFNLNRFFPPT; from the exons ATGAT GGGTAATTTGAAAGAGGTCTCTTCCCATGTGATTGGTTTGCAGAGATTTATACAAACGATGCGTGCAATTCAAGGAGCTCTTGTCATAGCCTCAAGCATACAAATTATACTGGGATACAGCCAAGTTTGGGGTCTCTTTTCACG GTTCTTCAGCCCCCTCGGTATGTCACCGGTGGTCGCATTGGTCGGCTTGGGATTGTTTCAAAGAGGGTTTCCTTTG CTTGGAAATTGTGTTGAAATCGGGCTGCCGATGCTGTTATTGGTGATCGGAGTGTCGCAGTATCTAAAACATGTGAGACCATTAAGAGATATCCCAATTTTCGAAAGGTTTCCCATATTAATCTGCGGTACAATCATATGGATCTATTCCCTTATACTGACTGCCGGTGGGGCTTATCATAACAAGCCGATCGCTACTCAAATTAGTTGTCGTACCGACCGAGCAAATCTCATATCAACTGCTCCATG GTTCAAGTTTCCTTACCCTCTTCAATGGGGTCCTCCTACATTTTCAGCTGGTCATTCCTTTGCTATGATGTCTGCAGTTTTAGTCTCTATGGTTGAG TCGACTGGAGCATACAAGGCGGCATCTCGATTGGCTATTGCGACTCCTCCTCCGGCTTACGTACTAAGCCGTGGCATTGGCTGGCAG GGGATTGGGATCATGCTTGATGGACTATTCGGAACGGTGACCGGTTCTACGGTTTCTGT GGAAAACGTCGGACTCCTAGGATTAACCCGAGTCGGAAGTCGCAGAGTTGTTCAGATATCTGCTGGCTTCATGATGTTTTTCTCTATATTTG GAAAATTTGGAGCAGTGTTTGCATCCATGCCTTTCCCCATCTTTGCAGCACTTTATTGTGTACTTTTCGGCCTTGTTG GTTCCGTCGGATTATCGTTTCTACAATTCACAAACATGAATTGCATGAGAAACCTCATCATAACAGGATTATCACTTTTCTTAGGGATTTCCATCCCTCAATTCTTCAACCAATATTGGAACCCATCCCATCGTGGCCTCGCTCACACCAATGCCGCCTGG TTCAATGCATTCGTGAACACCGTGTTCTCATCGCCGGCGATGGTGGGACTGACAGTGGCGGTGATCTTAGACAACACGATAGAAGTGGAGAAATCGAAGAAAGATAGAGGGATGCCATGGTGGGTTAAGTTTAGAACATTTAGAGGAGATAATAGGAATGAAGAATTTTACACTTTGCCTTTTAATCTTAATAGGTTTTTTCCACCAACTTAA
- the LOC107956000 gene encoding polygalacturonase-like, whose protein sequence is MVQGITTKDNKQFHVNVLGCKNVTFKHLTVSAPRESPNTDEIHIGRSDGVNVLNTEIKTGDDCVSIGDGSKNLVMNGVTCGPGHSINIGSLRLFKNEEPVDGVTVKNCTLTNTSNGVRIKSWPGAEPDTCSNIHFEDITVTNEESKVKLSNISFKNIHGTSALPEVVKIIYSEITHSRPTRPAISQCSNVKPKVSGKQNPAACFAPIAAKLTPIA, encoded by the exons ATGGTGCAAGGTATAACTACCAAAGACAACAAGCAGTTCCACGTTAATGTTCTAGGATGCAAAAACGTTACTTTCAAACATTTGACCGTATCAGCACCTAGAGAAAGCCCAAACACAGATGAGATTCACATTGGGAGATCAGATGGGGTCAATGTTCTTAACACGGAGATAAAAActggtgatgattgtgtttcaattGGGGATGGTTCCAAAAATTTGGTTATGAATGGAGTAACTTGTGGACCAGGACATAGTATTAATATTGGCAGTCTCAGATTGTTTAAAAATGAAGAACCCGTTGATGGAGTTACAGTAAAAAATTGCACTTTGACTAATACTTCAAATGGTGTTAGAATCAAAAGTTGGCCAGGTGCTGAACCCGACACTTGTTCGAACATTCACTTTGAGGATATTACCGTGACCAAT GAAGAATCAAAAGTTAAACTAAGCAACATTAGTTTCAAAAATATTCATGGTACTTCTGCGCTTCCAGAAGTTGTCAAGATTATTTACAGTGAAATTACGCACAGTAGGCCGACTCGACCTGCAATATCACAATGTTCGAACGTGAAGCCTAAAGTTAGTGGCAAACAAAATCCAGCTGCATGTTTTGCCCCTATCGCAGCGAAACTGACCCCGATTGCTTAA
- the LOC107953978 gene encoding nucleobase-ascorbate transporter 1 isoform X1, whose amino-acid sequence MAEITHPPMDQLQDLEYCIDSNPSWAETILLAFQNYILMLGTSVMIPTLLVPAMGGTDRDKALVIQTLLFVAGINTVLQALFGTRLPAVIGGSYAYVIPVAYIINDPSLQRISDRHDRFIQTMRAIQGALVIASSIQIILGYSQVWGLFSRFFSPLGMSPVVALVGLGLFQRGFPLLGNCVEIGLPMLLLVIGVSQYLKHVRPLRDIPIFERFPILICGTIIWIYSLILTAGGAYHNKPIATQISCRTDRANLISTAPWFKFPYPLQWGPPTFSAGHSFAMMSAVLVSMVESTGAYKAASRLAIATPPPAYVLSRGIGWQGIGIMLDGLFGTVTGSTVSVENVGLLGLTRVGSRRVVQISAGFMMFFSIFGKFGAVFASMPFPIFAALYCVLFGLVGSVGLSFLQFTNMNCMRNLIITGLSLFLGISIPQFFNQYWNPSHRGLAHTNAAWFNAFVNTVFSSPAMVGLTVAVILDNTIEVEKSKKDRGMPWWVKFRTFRGDNRNEEFYTLPFNLNRFFPPT is encoded by the exons ATGGCGGAAATAACCCATCCTCCTATGGACCAGCTTCAAGACCTTGAGTATTGCATAGACTCTAACCCTTCTTGGG CTGAGACCATCCTATTAGCATTTCAGAACTATATCCTAATGTTGGGTACAAGTGTAATGATCCCAACATTGCTCGTTCCAGCAATGGGTGGAACCGAT CGGGACAAAGCATTGGTAATACAAACGTTACTCTTTGTAGCCGGCATTAACACGGTTCTCCAAGCACTTTTTGGAACAAGATTGCCAGCAGTTATTGGAGGTTCTTATGCTTATGTTATCCCAGTAGCCTATATAATAAACGACCCGTCATTGCAACGGATTAGTGACAGACATGAT AGATTTATACAAACGATGCGTGCAATTCAAGGAGCTCTTGTCATAGCCTCAAGCATACAAATTATACTGGGATACAGCCAAGTTTGGGGTCTCTTTTCACG GTTCTTCAGCCCCCTCGGTATGTCACCGGTGGTCGCATTGGTCGGCTTGGGATTGTTTCAAAGAGGGTTTCCTTTG CTTGGAAATTGTGTTGAAATCGGGCTGCCGATGCTGTTATTGGTGATCGGAGTGTCGCAGTATCTAAAACATGTGAGACCATTAAGAGATATCCCAATTTTCGAAAGGTTTCCCATATTAATCTGCGGTACAATCATATGGATCTATTCCCTTATACTGACTGCCGGTGGGGCTTATCATAACAAGCCGATCGCTACTCAAATTAGTTGTCGTACCGACCGAGCAAATCTCATATCAACTGCTCCATG GTTCAAGTTTCCTTACCCTCTTCAATGGGGTCCTCCTACATTTTCAGCTGGTCATTCCTTTGCTATGATGTCTGCAGTTTTAGTCTCTATGGTTGAG TCGACTGGAGCATACAAGGCGGCATCTCGATTGGCTATTGCGACTCCTCCTCCGGCTTACGTACTAAGCCGTGGCATTGGCTGGCAG GGGATTGGGATCATGCTTGATGGACTATTCGGAACGGTGACCGGTTCTACGGTTTCTGT GGAAAACGTCGGACTCCTAGGATTAACCCGAGTCGGAAGTCGCAGAGTTGTTCAGATATCTGCTGGCTTCATGATGTTTTTCTCTATATTTG GAAAATTTGGAGCAGTGTTTGCATCCATGCCTTTCCCCATCTTTGCAGCACTTTATTGTGTACTTTTCGGCCTTGTTG GTTCCGTCGGATTATCGTTTCTACAATTCACAAACATGAATTGCATGAGAAACCTCATCATAACAGGATTATCACTTTTCTTAGGGATTTCCATCCCTCAATTCTTCAACCAATATTGGAACCCATCCCATCGTGGCCTCGCTCACACCAATGCCGCCTGG TTCAATGCATTCGTGAACACCGTGTTCTCATCGCCGGCGATGGTGGGACTGACAGTGGCGGTGATCTTAGACAACACGATAGAAGTGGAGAAATCGAAGAAAGATAGAGGGATGCCATGGTGGGTTAAGTTTAGAACATTTAGAGGAGATAATAGGAATGAAGAATTTTACACTTTGCCTTTTAATCTTAATAGGTTTTTTCCACCAACTTAA